The genomic window AACTGGGGCGCCAAGTGGGGGGCGATGATGGCGTGGATCCTCAACCAACAGTACTTCCGCGAGAACCTCCAGCTCGGAACCGGGGAGACCGGCCCGGTCAATGACCTGGTTCGTCACACCACGGAGCGCATCGGGGCGAACATCATGGGCAAGCGCATGTTCGACCAGGGCGAACGCGTGTGGCCAGAGAACGCTCCGTTTCACACCCCGGTTTACGTCCTCACGCATGAGCAGCGCGAACCCTGGGTACGCCCAGGCGGGACGACCTTCTACTTCATCAACGACGGGCCAGAGCGGGCACTCGAGCTGGCTCGGGAAGCCGCCGGCAGTCGTGACGTCCGTCTCGCGGGTGGAGCAGATGTGATCCAACAGTACCTGAACTTGGGTGCCGTCGACGAGCTGGAGATCGCCTTGGCGCCCGTGTTGTTCGGCGGTGGGCGGCGTCTCTTCGAGAACCTGCGCGACCCCGGGCCGCAGTTTCGCATTGACCGGGTGCTCGATGGCCCGGCCGCCACGCACTTGCGCTATGTGCGTGCGTGATGATGGCCTAACTATCGGTGGCAGGGCGCGCCCTGCCACCCCCCGGCACTACTTCATCGCGAGCACGTGCGCCACGAACTGATCGACGGCGATCTCGGTCCCCCTGGTAGAAGCCCGACGTCTTGTTCGTCTCGAGGTCCGCTTCACTCCGATGCAGCGCCGTGAACACGTAGCGTGTGCCGGTCCCAACCGACTCCATCGTCACGATGGCCGTGATCGGAATGTCGTCGAAGACCGCCGGGCGATACCCGGGGAACAGCATGGAAGTCCAAACCAGTGGGGGTGCGTCGATGAACCGTTCGATGGCGAAGTCGAGCTTCGGATTGAAGGCGAAGTGCGTGCTCATGATCCGGATTCCTTCTCCTTGAGTTGTTTGACGTAGCGATCGAACCGGTCCAGTCGAGATTCCCACTCCTGCCGACGCGCGCTCAGCCAGTCTTCCACGACCTTGAACCGTTCGGGCGCGAGCTCATACGTCCGCACACGTCCGT from Gemmatimonadota bacterium includes these protein-coding regions:
- a CDS encoding dihydrofolate reductase family protein, which translates into the protein MSRVFVNIGLSLDGYMAPDGMTMENFEYKNWGAKWGAMMAWILNQQYFRENLQLGTGETGPVNDLVRHTTERIGANIMGKRMFDQGERVWPENAPFHTPVYVLTHEQREPWVRPGGTTFYFINDGPERALELAREAAGSRDVRLAGGADVIQQYLNLGAVDELEIALAPVLFGGGRRLFENLRDPGPQFRIDRVLDGPAATHLRYVRA